From the Vicinamibacteria bacterium genome, the window AAGAGCCGCCAACCGAAGATGCGATCGCCGCCTGCTTGCTCAGTCGGCTCGACGTGAGCCCGACGATCAGCGGAAAGAAGAACGTGGCGCCCACGATGGCGATCGCGTAAGAGACGATCTGAAGAATCAGATCGATCTCGGGGATGGCACCGAGAAACGCCACGAGCCCCACGGCGACGATCGTGATGCGAGAAGCACGAAGATAATAACTCTCGTCTCTTTGGATTCCGTTCGGCTCGTGAAAGCACTTTCTCAAGAAATCGTGGGCGATGGCGGCCCCCGACATGAGCAGGAGGGAGTCAGTGGTCGACATCGCGGCGCTGGCGATACCCGTCAGCGCCAGCGCGGCGAGAATGGGTGGAAGCAGCGTGCTGACGAGCGTGGGAAAGGCTTGATCGGGCGCGGAGATGGAATCCCACACCAGGACTCTCGCCGCACCCCCGATGTAGAAGTTGCCATAGAGCAGAAAGGCGAGGGTGATCAGGATCGTCCAGGGGAGCGAACGGCGGGCGATCTTGTGGTCCCTTGCGGCGTACATCTTGGTGATCAGCTCGACCCGGGTGCAATAAGCCACGAACCAGATCACGTTCCACGACAGCAGGTATCCCAGAGACCACGAGGTCCCGCGAACGGACGTCCACCCAGGCGCCACGGCCTCGACACGATCGATGACGTCGTACCAGCCGCCGACGGCTTCGTGGACGTAGGGCAGCAGAATGAGAAGACCTGCCCACATGAAGACGAACTGGGCGATGTTCGTCCAGATGACGGCCAGAAGGCCGCCGAGCGCCACATAGAAGACGAAGATGACGGTTCCCAGAAAGAGCCCCCAGAAGAAAGGGATTCCGAGAAGGCTTTCGAGAATGAAGCCCATGCCTCGAATTTGGGCGATCAGATAAATCACGCTCGACAGCGCGACCATGAGAGCGCTCCACCCGCGCAGAAACCTGCTGTCGAAGCGGTCCCCCATGTAGTCGGGGAGAGTGAAGCCGCCGGAATTTCGTAGTCGCTTCGCAAACGAGAAGAAGATGACGGCGAAACCGCCGGCGAAC encodes:
- a CDS encoding sodium:solute symporter family protein, which encodes ARSQKTSADFWVANRAIGLPVLVMANVAAIMHGGSILSGVALMGSVGGVAGLPYIAFAGGFAVIFFSFAKRLRNSGGFTLPDYMGDRFDSRFLRGWSALMVALSSVIYLIAQIRGMGFILESLLGIPFFWGLFLGTVIFVFYVALGGLLAVIWTNIAQFVFMWAGLLILLPYVHEAVGGWYDVIDRVEAVAPGWTSVRGTSWSLGYLLSWNVIWFVAYCTRVELITKMYAARDHKIARRSLPWTILITLAFLLYGNFYIGGAARVLVWDSISAPDQAFPTLVSTLLPPILAALALTGIASAAMSTTDSLLLMSGAAIAHDFLRKCFHEPNGIQRDESYYLRASRITIVAVGLVAFLGAIPEIDLILQIVSYAIAIVGATFFFPLIVGLTSSRLSKQAAIASSVGGSFVTIAWTWARLDGATWAQDLHPGVMGLATAGILMFIVGLVTRPVSPRAVSKFFPEAS